The following coding sequences are from one Pseudostreptobacillus hongkongensis window:
- a CDS encoding undecaprenyl-diphosphate phosphatase, whose product MFIDIIKVFLLSVVEAFTEFLPVSSTGHMILLESFLKLSSNEKFVQAFQVIIQLGAILAVVVIFFEKLYPFMYKGRKRQELLNLWKKIIVAVLPVVVIGLLFGDFIEAKLFNPITVAIMLIVYGILLIFIENRNKRARVNKLENITYKQAIYIGIFQCLAMIPGTSRSASTIIGAMLIGLNRIVATEFSFFLAIPTMMGATALKILKIAKFLTVYEISLIILGFLLTFILSLFIIKFFLTYIKKNDFKIFGYYRIILGILILIYFLMVK is encoded by the coding sequence ATGTTTATAGATATAATAAAAGTTTTTTTACTTTCGGTAGTAGAAGCATTTACGGAGTTTTTACCTGTAAGTAGTACAGGTCATATGATACTTTTAGAAAGTTTTCTTAAATTATCAAGCAATGAAAAATTTGTTCAAGCATTTCAAGTAATAATTCAGCTTGGTGCAATACTTGCAGTAGTGGTTATATTTTTTGAAAAGTTATACCCTTTTATGTATAAAGGTAGAAAAAGACAAGAATTATTGAACTTATGGAAAAAGATAATAGTTGCTGTTCTTCCAGTAGTTGTTATAGGTTTATTATTTGGTGATTTTATAGAAGCAAAATTATTTAATCCTATTACTGTTGCAATTATGTTGATTGTATATGGTATTTTATTGATATTTATAGAAAATAGAAATAAAAGAGCTAGAGTTAATAAATTAGAAAATATTACATATAAACAAGCTATATATATAGGAATATTTCAATGTTTAGCTATGATACCAGGTACATCAAGATCAGCTTCTACTATAATAGGAGCTATGCTTATAGGTCTAAATAGAATAGTAGCTACAGAATTTTCTTTCTTTTTAGCCATACCTACTATGATGGGAGCGACAGCGTTAAAAATATTAAAAATAGCTAAGTTTTTAACAGTTTATGAGATAAGTTTAATAATATTAGGATTTTTACTAACATTTATCCTATCTCTATTTATAATAAAATTTTTCTTAACATATATTAAAAAAAATGATTTTAAAATATTTGGATATTATAGAATAATATTAGGTATACTTATTTTAATCTACTTTTTAATGGTTAAATAA